One region of Cinclus cinclus chromosome 1, bCinCin1.1, whole genome shotgun sequence genomic DNA includes:
- the TSHZ1 gene encoding teashirt homolog 1, with translation MQQAFSPPKRHLSRQNILLLSASNYSILAYVPEEELKAAEIDEDSVEDDGLSLDIQENEYLCNEETEIKEAQSYQNSPVSTATNQDAGYGSPFSENSDQLAHFKSTSSKEEKEDPQCTDNVSYPQDSLAQIKAVYANLLSETCWSSLALDLKKSNPTTSNNGISQNENTTSTDANANSQSTCTTSTSTSTSTTTSSTSNSNSNSGGSGYDWHQAALAKTLQQTSSYGLLPEPSLFSTVQLYRQNNKLYGSVFTGASKFRCKDCSAAYDTLVELTVHMNETGHYRDDNRDKEADKTKRWSKPRKRSLMEMEGKEDAQKVLKCMYCGHSFESLQDLSVHMIKTKHYQKVPLKEPVPAITKLVPSTKKRALQDLASPCSPEPTGITAEASLGESAKDQKTANPYVTPNNRYGYQNGASYTWQFEARKAQILKCMECGSSHDTLQQLTAHMMVTGHFLKVTNSASKKGKQLVLDPVVEEKIQSIPLPPTTHTRLPASNIKKQPDSPVGSTNSEEKKDLEKEKLVVTETEKKIKEESEDSTEKFEPTTLYQYLREEDLDDSPKGGIDILKSLENTVTTAISKAQNGAPSWGGYPSIHAAYQLPGTVKPLQPAVQSVQIQPSYTSSVKSLSSEHNALIHSPGNLTPPPHKSNVSAMEELVEKVTGKINMKKEEKPLEKEKSSPVKPMSPAAKENKDFPKAEEINNKQQPKKSSESEVQKVKKDSPAEAHTPNGTEPLKTKVANGCNNLGIITDHSPEPSFINPLSALQSIMNTHLGKISKPVSPSLDPLAMLYKISNSMLDKPIYPTTPVKQADAIDRYYYENSDQPIDLTKSKNKPLVSSVADSASSPLRESALLDISDMVKNLTGRLTPKSSTPSTVSEKSDADGSSFEEALDELSPVHKRKGRQSNWNPQHLLILQAQFASSLRETPEGKYIMSDLGPQERVHISKFTGLSMTTISHWLANVKYQLRRTGGTKFLKNLDTGHPVFFCNDCASQFRTASTYISHLETHLGFSLKDLSKLPLNQIQEQQNVSKVLTNKTLGSLGIAEEDLGSTFQCKLCNRTFASKHAVKLHLSKTHGKSPEDHLIYVTELEKQ, from the exons ATGCAGCAAGCCTTTTCTCCACCAAAGCGTCACCTGTCTAG GCAGAATATATTACTTCTCTCTGCAAGTAATTATA GTATTTTAGCATATGTTCCTGAGGAAGAattgaaagcagcagaaatagaTGAAGACAGTGTGGAAGATGATGGGCTGTCTCTGGACATCCAGGAGAATGAGTATTTGTGCAATGAAGAAACGGAGATCAAAGAGGCTCAAAGCTACCAGAACTCCCCAGTCAGCACTGCAACTAATCAGGATGCAGGCTATGGTTCGCCGTTTAGTGAAAACAGCGATCAGCTGGCCCATTTCAAAAGCACTTCCTctaaagaagagaaagaggatCCTCAGTGCACAGACAATGTTTCCTATCCACAGGACAGCCTGGCACAAATAAAAGCTGTGTATGCAAATTTGCTTTCAGAGACTTGCTGGTCCAGTTTAGCTTTGGacttaaaaaaatccaatccAACCACCAGCAACAATGGAATCAGCCAGAATGAAAACACGACCAGTACTGATGCCAATGCCAATTCCCAGAGTACCTGTACTACCAGTACCAGCACTAGTACCAGTACAACCACCAGTAGTACTAGTAACAGTAATAGTAACAGTGGTGGCTCGGGTTACGACTGGCACCAAGCTGCATTGGCTAAAACTCTGCAGCAGACCTCATCATACGGACTTCTCCCAGAGCCGAGTCTCTTCAGCACAGTACAGCTTTACCGGCAGAACAATAAACTCTATGGGTCTGTGTTCACCGGTGCCAGCAAGTTCCGATGCAAAGACTGCAGTGCAGCCTACGACACGCTGGTGGAACTCACAGTGCACATGAATGAAACTGGACATTACCGTGATGACAACAGAGATAAAGAAGCTGATAAGACCAAACGGTGGTCAAAGCCGAGGAAACGATCACTTATGGAAATGGAAGGCAAAGAGGATGCCCAGAAAGTGCTGAAGTGCATGTACTGTGGGCATTCATTTGAGTCTTTGCAAGACCTCAGCGTCCATATGATAAAAACAAAGCATTACCAGAAAGTGCCTCTGAAGGAGCCAGTACCAGCCATCACCAAATTGGTCCCTTCTACCAAAAAGCGAGCACTTCAGGACTTGGCTTCACCTTGTTCACCCGAACCAACAGGGATCACGGCAGAAGCTTCACTGGGTGAGTCTGCAAAGGATCAGAAAACTGCCAACCCCTATGTGACTCCAAACAACCGCTATGGCTATCAAAATGGTGCTAGCTACACTTGGCAGTTTGAGGCACGCAAAGCCCAAATACTGAAATGCATGGAATGTGGCAGTTCCCATGATACTTtgcagcagctcacagctcACATGATGGTCACTGGTCATTTCTTGAAGGTGACTAATTCTGCTTCCAAAAAAGGCAAGCAGCTAGTGTTGGACCCAGTGGTGGAGGAGAAAATACAGTCTATACCTCTTCCACCCACCACCCATACAAGGCTACCAGCCTCCAATATTAAAAAGCAGCCCGATTCCCCAGTGGGCTCCACAaactcagaagaaaagaaagacctagagaaggaaaaactgGTGGTcactgaaacagagaaaaagattaAAGAAGAGAGTGAGGACTCTACAGAGAAATTTGAGCCAACAACTTTGTATCAATACCTCAGAGAGGAGGACCTAGATGATAGTCCTAAAGGCGGAATAGACATATTGAAATCCCTGGAGAACACAGTGACAACAGCCATCAGCAAAGCCCAAAATGGAGCCCCTTCCTGGGGAGGATACCCCAGTATTCATGCAGCTTACCAGCTCCCAGGAACAGTCAAACCTCTTCAGCCCGCTGTGCAGAGTGTTCAAATACAGCCGTCCTACACAAGCAGTGTGAAATCACTGTCGTCAGAACACAACGCACTCATCCATTCCCCAGGCAATCTCACACCACCACCTCACAAGAGCAATGTGTCTGCTATGGAGGAACTGGTGGAGAAAGTTACAGGTAAAATCAacatgaagaaggaagagaagcctttggagaaggagaagagtTCTCCAGTTAAACCCATGTCACCTGCTGCTAAAGAAAACAAGGACTTcccaaaagcagaagaaataaataacaaacAGCAGCCAAAGAAGAGCTCTGAGTCTGAAGTTCAGAAGGTCAAAAAGGATAGTCCAGCAGAAGCACATACGCCAAATGGTACAGAGCCGCTTAAAACAAAGGTTGCAAATGGCTGTAACAATTTAGGAATTATCACAGACCATTCACCTGAGCCATCCTTCATTAATCCGTTGAGCGCTTTACAGTCCATTATGAATACCCACTTAGGCAAAATTTCTAAGCCGGTAAGCCCCTCTCTGGACCCTTTGGCCATGCTGTACAAAATTAGTAACAGTATGTTGGACAAACCCATTTACCCAACCACTCCAGTCAAGCAGGCTGATGCTATTGACAGGTATTACTATGAGAACAGCGATCAACCTATTGATTTAACTAAATCCAAAAACAAGCCTCTTGTTTCCAGTGTGGCTGACTCTGCCTCGTCCCCGCTGAGGGAGAGTGCCCTGCTGGATATTTCTGATATGGTGAAGAACCTCACAGGGCGTTTGACACCCAAGTCTTCAACTCCCTCAACTGTGTCAGAGAAGTCTGATGCTGATGGGAGCAGTTTTGAGGAAGCTCTGGATGAACTGTCACCAGTACACAAGAGGAAGGGCAGGCAGTCCAACTGGAACCCTCAGCATCTTCTGATCCTTCAAGCCCAGTTTGCTTCCAGCTTGAGGGAGACCCCAGAAGGCAAATACATTATGTCGGACCTAGGTCCACAAGAGCGGGTACACATCTCTAAGTTTACTGGTCTTTCCATGACCACAATTAGCCACTGGCTGGCCAATGTGAAGTATCAGTTAAGGAGGACAGGTGGaactaaatttttaaagaacttgGACACAGGACatcctgttttcttttgcaatgaTTGTGCCTCTCAGTTCAGGACTGCTTCTACATACATAAGTCACTTAGAGACACACCTAGGGTTTAGTTTGAAGGATCTGTCAAAGTTGCCACTTAATCAGATTCAAGAACAGCAGAATGTTTCAAAAGTCCTCACAAACAAGACTTTGGGCTCACTTGGAATTGCCGAGGAGGACTTAGGCTCCACATTCCAATGTAAGCTCTGTAACCGAACTTTTGCAAGCAAGCATGCAGTCAAACTGCACCTTAGTAAAACACATGGCAAGTCCCCAGAGGACCATCTGATCTATGTAACTGAGTTAGAAAAACAATAG